The DNA segment ACAATAATCTCTATTCACGGAGAGGGAAATGACCTTTTTAAAGTGCTGTTTTCAAAATGGGATAAGGGTGCTTTAGATGTTTTGGACAATCTTTCATCGCTATTGCTTTCGCTAAAAGAGACACTGGTCGCTGATACCAATCAAGAAAAGTTGACCAAAGCTTTTATCTATTCTATTTACAAAGTTCTAAATAAAATTAGCAACTACTTTAGTGGTTACAGCAGTAGCAATACTATCGAAACTCTGACGTCTATTTATAAACAAGTTATTGATCTTGCCGAAGTTTCATTTGAAGGTGAACCATTAGAAGGATTGCAGTTGATGGGTGTGCTTGAAACGCGCGTGTTGGATTTTGATACAGTTATTATAACTTCGATGAATGAAGGTAAATTTCCAGCGGGAAAAAGTCAAAATTCTTTTATACCGTACGATGTCAAGAGAGAATTAGGTCTGCCAACATTTAAAGAGAAAGATGCCATTTATACCTACCACTTCTATCATCTATTGCAACGAGCAAAGAATGTTTATCTTATCTACAATACTGAAAGTGAAGGAATGGACGGCGGCGAAAAAAGTCGTTTTATCACGCAATTGCAGGTAGAAAAAAAGCCGTTGCATACGCTTAGTACTGAAATTTATAGTCCATATGTTCCAGAAGTAGCGGCCAAAGATTTTGTTATAGAAAAGACTGAAAGTGTAATGGAACGTTTGGCAGAAATTGCAAGTAAGGGATTTTCTCCATCGGCTTTGACAAGTTATATTCGAAACCCTATGCAATTTTACTTTCAGAAAATTCTATCTATTCGAGATTTGGAAGATGTCGAAGAAAATATTGCATTAAACACTCTAGGGACAATCATTCATGAAACTCTAGCAAATCTCTACAATCCTTTAATTGGGAAAGTCCAAACTGAAGAAGATATTCAAATATGTATTTCTAAAATTGATGATGAAGTGGCAGCACAATTTCAAGAGATTTATAAAAAAGGGGAGATTAAAAAAGGTCGTAATCTTTTAGCTTTTGAGGTGGCAAAAAGGCATATTCTAAATTTTCTAAAGTTAGAGTTAAAAGCAGTAAATGACGGCGACTCAATTAAGATCTTATTTTTGGAAAAACGATTTGAACGTGTATTAGAATCAGATTTATTGCCATGTCCAATAGTTATTGGAGGATCTGTGGACCGAATAGAACTGAGAAATGGAGTGGTTCGAATCATTGATTATAAAACCGGGAAAGTTCTCGGCACCAATTTAAGTCTCAAGAATTGGGATAATTTGGTTTTAGAAATTAAGAACGACAAAATTATCCAAGTTTTAGCTTACGCTTTTACTTTTGAACCATTTCTGCAAGGTCGGACGATGGAAGCCGGCGTTATTTCTTTCAAAAACATGAAAAGCGGATTTTTGCCCTTTAAAATAAAGGAAGATAAGATAGAGACTCAGATTGTGACTTCAACAATTTTAGAAAAATACAAAGAACAACTTGTACATTTATTGCTAGAAATTTTAAATAAAGATATTCCCTTTACCGAAAAAGAAGTTAAATCTTTTTAAAGTACTGGAGAAGTAGCTCGCATAATTCGTCGCGATTTTCTATTGGACTCATATGTCCGTCAGGAAAGCTAAAGAGCGTGGCGCTTGTTCCTTCAACCTGAGCAGCAGTATCATTAAATTTGAGTACGGTGTCTTGAATACCTAAGATTAATGAGATTGGATAAGGCGCGAAGTGCAAAAGAACCTCGCGGTCTTTCCTGATTTTCATACCTTCGAGAGTTGCAACAATTCCTTGCACAGATGTTTTTAGAGCTTGTTCTTTAACGTGTTCTATTTCTTTTTTAAGCTTCTGCCGATTATCTTCACTAAAAAGATTTGCAACCGCCATTCTAATAAAGCCTTCGTGGTTGTATTTCACTGCTTGTATCGCACGGTCGCGATTTAATTTTCGCTCATCTGTATCTGCCGAAGCCGTTGAGTTGACTAAAATCAGGGAGCGAACATTGTCTGGAAACAATTCGGCGAAAGCCAAACAAACGTAACCACCCATAGAATGTCCCAGCAATATAGATTTTCTAATTCGTAGATGTGACAAAACAGCCTGCACTACTTTTGCATTTTCTTCCATAGAATGCACATAACCTAAACTCTCTGATTCGCCGTGACCCAGCAAATCAATCGTAACTATTCTGTATTTCTTTTCGTATTGATTGACAAAATAATTCCACATTTTCTTATTTTCAAGAAATCCATGCAGGAAAACTACCGCAGTACCTTTGCCGGAATCTGTGTAGCTAATTCGGGTGTTTTTATATAAAATTGTTTCCAAAGAGATATTTTTACTATTAAAAAAGGTTTGAAAAGCGTCTAGATTATACACTCTTCAAACCTTTAATTATATTTATAGAAAATTTAGCTGTTCATCAAGTCTTCGATTTCTTCAAGCAATATCGGGATATTAGCCATAAGATTTAATGGAGCGCCACTTTCTTGAATGACTAGATTATCTTCGAGTCTAATACCAAAACCTTCGGCAGGAATATAGATTCCTGGTTCAACAGTGAAGACCATGTTTGCCTGCATTGGTTCCGTCAGAATTCCATAATCATGAGTGTCTAGGCCCATATGGTGCGAAGTTCCATGCATAAAGTACTTCTTGTAAGCTGGCCAAGCTGGATCTTCATTTTGTACATCTGCTTTGTCAAGCAATCCTAATCCTAATAATTCTGAAGTCATAATTTTCCCAACTTCTTCATGATACTGTTTCCAATCTGTACCAGGAATAAGCATTTTTTGAGCTTCTTCTTTTACACGGTTTACGGCATTGTACACATTTTTCTGACGCTCGGTATATCGTCCAGATACTGGAATGGTGCGAGACATATCGCTAGAATAATTTGCATATTCTGCAGCAACATCAAATAAGATTAAATCGCCAGCTTTACATTCTTGATTGTTCTCAATATAATGCAAAACGTTTGCATTATTTCCAGATGCTATAATAGGAGTGTACGCAAAACCTTTTGAGCGATTTCTCAAAAACTCGTGCATGAATTCAGCCTCGATTTCATACTCTGTAACTCCTGGCTTTACAAAGGGTAAAATTCTTCTGAATCCTTTTTCAGTAATATTACAAGCATGTTGAATAAGGTCTAATTCCACTTGTTCTTTTACAGAACGAAGTCGTTGCAATATTGGATTGCTTTTGGCAACTTGATGAGCTGGATATTGCTCTTTCCACCATTTTACAAATCTAGCTTCGCGTGTTTCAGTTTCGATAGTAGCTCGGTAGTGTTCATTTGTATTAATGTAAATGGTGTCGGCAAATGACATTAGTTCTTTAAGTGTTTTTGGAAAATCCTGAAGCCAAATAACAGTTTTGATTCCCGATGTTTCAAACGCTTTTTCTTTGGTTAATTTCTCACCTTCCCATATTGCAATTAATTCACTTGTCTCCTTCAAGAAAAGAATTTCGCGCTGATGTTCATAAGGTGCATCTGGAAATAATAAAAGAATACTTTCCTCCTGATCTACTCCCGAAAGGTAAAAAATGTCTCTATGTTGCGCAAATGGTAATGTACTATCGGCCGAAATTGGATAAATATCATTAGAATTAAATACCGCAATGCTATTTTTTTTCATCTCAGCGACGAACTTTTTGCGGTTTTTGATAAATAAATTTCGGTCTATTGGAGTGTATTTCATAATAATAGAATTTGTTTATGTCTATGGTAAATTTAAAGACTTTAGAGCAGACTGCCACAAGGATTAAGGTAAAATTGCATTTTGCATTAAATTACTTTTTAAATTCATTATAAATTACTGCTTTTGTTGTCCTGAACGGAGTTTATACCTTATTTTTGTATGATTTTTAAAAACTTTTTAACTTATGGCGAAATCCGCAATATTGAAGTCTTCCATTACAAAGAAGTATTGGATGGCTTTTACAGGTTTATTTCTTTGTATCTTTCTTCTAGGACACTTAGCAGGAAATTTGCAATTAATTTTTGGTGATGCATTACAATTCAATCAGTATGCACTATTTATGACTACAAATCCTGCAGTCAAAATTCTTTCTTATCTAACTTATGCTTCGCTTTTATTTCACGCGATTGATGGTATCTTATTAACAATCCAAAACAAAAAAGCTAGGCCTATAGATTATGCTCACAATAAACCGGAAGCAAATTCTCGTTGGGCGTCACGTAATATGGCAATCCTGGGAAGTTTAATCCTTATTTTTATTGTATTGCACATGAAAACATTTTGGGCAGTAATGCACTTTGATGAAAAGATTCCATTGCAAACAACAATGATTGATGTTCAGCCGGGGATGCCTGCGCAAGAATTTTACATGACCACAACAGGAAGTTATTTGCCAGTTGGTAATGTTGAAGTGCGTAATGTAACTGAATTTTATGATCCTGCTGCAAAAGTAAAAATTGCTGAGGGTTACAAAGATTTGTACAAGATTACTGTAGACTTCTTTAAGGATCCTGAGTACGGATTGCTATACACAATTCTTTATGTTTTGGCTATGGCTGTCTTAGCTTTTCACTTATTGCACGGTTTTGCAAGTGCATTCCAATCAATAGGAATCAATAGTGCAAAATACAAACCTACCATTAGAGTTGTAGGTAAACTCTTCGCGGTGATTGTGCCGTTATTATTCGCAATCATTCCTCTTTACATTCATTTCTTTCTAAAAGCATAAATATATATGGCATTAGATTCTAAAGTACCAAATACAAACGGTCCATTATCTGAGATGTGGACTAACTATAAAGATCATATCAACTTAGTGAATCCTGCAAACAAACGTAATATAGACGTGATTGTAGTAGGAACAGGATTGGCTGGAGGTTCTGCCGCAGCTACTCTTGCTGAACTAGGTTACAACGTAAAAGCATTTTGTTTCCAAGATTCGCCACGTCGTGCACACTCAATCGCTGCACAAGGTGGTATTAATGCTGCCAAAAATTATCAAGGTGATGGTGACTCAACTTACAGATTGTTTTACGATACTGTAAAAGGTGGTGATTACCGCTCAAGAGAGGCAAACGTTTACCGTCTAGCAGAAGTTTCTACTAATATTATTGACCAATGTGTGGCTCAAGGAGTTCCATTGGCTAGAGAGTATGGTGGACTTTTGGATAACCGTTCTTTTGGAGGTGCTCTTGTTTCAAGAACATTCTACGCAAAAGGTCAAACTGGACAGCAATTACTCCTAGGTGCCTATTCTGCGATGAACAGACAGATAGGTCGTGGAAAAATAAAAATGTACAACCGTCACGAGATGCTAGACTTAGTAATCGTTGATGGAAAAGCTCGCGGAATTATCGCCCGTAACCTAGTTACTGGTGAAATTGAGAGACATTCTGCTCATGCAGTTGTTGTAGGATCTGGTGGATACGGAAACGTATTTTTCCTTTCTACCAACGCAATGGGAAGTAATGCTACTGCCGCTTGGAAAATTCATAAAAAAGGTGCTTTCTTCGCAAACCCTTGTTACACACAAATTCACCCAACTTGTATTCCTGTTTCGGGAGACCATCAGTCAAAATTAACTTTGATGTCTGAATCTCTTCGTAATGATGGAAGAATTTGGGTACCTAAAAACATTGAAGATGCTATTGCTATTAGAGAAGGTCGCAAAACGGCTATCGATCTTAGCGAAGATGAAAGAGATTACTACCTAGAAAGAAGGTATCCTGCTTTTGGTAACCTTGTACCTCGTGATGTTGCATCTCGTGCAGCAAAAGAGCGTTGCGACGCTGGCTACGGAGTAAACAAAACAGGTCAAGCAGTTTTTCTTGATTTTGCAGCAGCAATTCAGAGATACGGAAAAGAGAAAGCATACGTAAAGGGAATCGAACATACTGCTACTCCAGAGCAAATTATTGAAATGGGTACTGCAGTGGTTGCTGACAAGTATGGTAACCTTTTCCAAATGTATGAGAAAATCGTTGATGAGAATCCATACAAAATGCCAATGAAAATTTTCCCAGCAGTGCACTATACAATGGGTGGAACATGGGTAGATTATAATTTGATGACTACAATTCCTGGTTGCTTCTCTATTGGAGAATCAAACTTTTCAGATCACGGAGCTAACAGATTAGGTGCTTCTGCATTAATGCAAGGTCTTGCTGATGGATATTTTGTACTTCCTTACACTATTGGAGCTTACTTAGCGCCAGATATTAAAACAGGGCCAATTCCAACAAATACTCCGGAGTTTGAAGCTGCCGAAAATAATGTAAGAACTCAATTAGAGCGTTTTGTTAATAATAAAGGATCGCACTCTGTAGATTACTTCCATAAGATTTTAGGTAAAATCATGTGGGACAAAGTAGGAATGGCGAGAAATGCGCAGGGACTAACCGAAGCAATTCAAGAAATTTCAGAACTTCGCGAACGTTTCTATAAGGAAGTTCTTGTTCCTGGTACCATGGATAGCTTTAACCAAGAGTTAGAAAAAGCAATGAGAGTTGCCGATTTCTTGGAGTTGGGTGAGCTTTTCGCAAAAGATGCTTTACACAGAAAAGAATCTTGCGGTGGACACTTTAGAGAAGAATATCAAACTCCAGAAGGTGAAGCACAGCGTGACGACGAAAATTTTGCTTATGTAGCAGCTTGGGAATATACAGGGAAACCTAGCGAGGCGATTTTACATAAGGAAGAATTGAAGTTTGAAAATATTAAACTAGTGCAACGTAGCTACAAGTAAGCAGCAATTTTTAAAAAGTCAACCCAAACAAATTGTCAGATTATGACAGATTGTTTTTAAGGTTATAAAAAATAGTACCATGAAACTCACATTAAAAATATGGCGTCAAAAAAACGCCCAAGACAAAGGAGGTTTAGTTGATTATAAACTAGACGGTATTTCTGAGGACATGTCCTTTCTAGAAATGCTTGACGTTCTTAATGACGGACTTACAAATAAAGGAGAAGATCCTGTAGCTTTTGACCACGATTGTCGCGAAGGAATTTGCGGTATGTGTTCATTGTTTATCAACGGTGAAGCTCACGGACCAGATAGAGGTGTTACAACTTGTCAGCTGCACATGCGTATGTTCAAAGATGGCGATACTATCTATATTGAGCCTTTCCGTGCAAAAGCTTTCCCAGTAATCAAAGATTTAGTTGTAGACAGAGGATCTTTTGATAGAGTGCAGCATGCAGGTGGTTTTATATCTGTTAATACATCTGGAAACACTGTAGATGCCAACACTATTCCTATCAACAAGCACGATGCTGATACAGCATTTGACAATGCAACTTGTATTGGTTGTGGAGCTTGTGTAGCGAGCTGTAAAAATGCCTCAGCGATGCTTTTCGTTGCTGCAAAAGTATCTCAGTTTGCATTGTTGCCGCAAGGTAAAGTAGAAGCAGCTGACCGTGTGAAAAATATGGTGGCTCAAATGGATGCTGAAGGTTTTGGTAACTGTACCAATACTGGAGCGTGTGAAGTAGAGTGTCCAAAAGGAATTACACTTGAAGCTATTGCTAGAATGAACAGAGAATACTTTGTTGCGAATTTCTAATACAAAGTTATCTATTATAAGAAAAGGCGTTCATTTATGAGCGCCTTTTCTTATTTTAGTAGGTACGGTAGACGCAATTTTTCAAGGTTTCATGTTTTTCATTTGGGCGAGTCCTTCGCCACAACGATTTGTGCAGGCAAGACACTTTTATCTCCTTAAGTTTCAGAAGATATTTAATTTGACTCAGGTCGGGCTTTCCACTCCCAATCTTTGTTATAGCTTTTTCTTCGCAACGCCACAACAAAGGATTTCCGCTACAAACGTAGTTTACTGAACTTCTATGAAAATAAAAATAATGTGAAGTAATCCCTCTCGCAAACCACCTCTGTTAAGAACTTTTTGCAAACTCACAAAACCTTTCCTACATTTACTCTATGCAAAATGTCAAGTCTTTACAAAGCCTTTCTATACATCTTATTCAAGTTGATCTCGCTTGGGAAAACAAAGAAGAAAATCTCAAAAATATTCAACTAGAAATTGAGAAACTTCCAGATTCTGCTGATGTGGTAATTCTACCCGAAATGTTCAGCACAGGATTTACCATGCAACCTGAATTAGTGGCGGAGGCAATGACCGGCAAAACAGTTAAATGGATGAAGGAGATAGCTTCTAAATTCGAAATCGCTCTCGTTGGAAGTATTGTCATTGAAGAAAAAGACAAGTTTTACAATAGATTGCTTTTCATAACCAAAGATGGAATTTTAGAAACCTATGACAAGCGACATTTATTTTCCTACGCCGGCGAGGACAAAGTCTATACACCAGGAATAGATCGAAAAATCATAAATTACAAAGGTTGGAATATCTGTTTGCAAATTTGCTATGATCTGCGTTTCCCAGTTTTTATTAGAAATCACGGGGAATATGATTTATTGCTATTCGTAGCCAATTGGCCAGAAAGTCGAGTGTTAGCTTGGGATACTTTGCTAAAAGCGCGTGCAATCGAAAACATCTGTTATGTAGCAGGTGTTAATAGAGTAGGAAATGACAAGCACGATTATCACCATAATGGACATTCTCAGCTAATTGATTTTCTTGGAGAATTTCTGATCGAACCTCAACAAGTAGTTGGTGCTTTTCAATTTACCATCAAGAAGCAACCTTTATTAGACATTAGAAAAAAGCTGGGATTTCTAAATGATGCTGATGCGTTTACTTTAGAATAAACGGCTGATCAACATCCCAATTTGCCCGAACATCAATTGAAGTGGGGAAGTAAATCACTTCTTCTGCCTGTCTATTTTCAAGAAAATTCCCTTCGTCCCAACGGCCGTTTTTATTAGTATCGTAAATTATTCGAAGATTATAAAGCATTGGGTCAATCAAATTAAAGTCGACAATGTTACCTTCTTCTAAATAGCTCGTTGCTATGGTTGCGCCCTTAACATCGCTTAATTCGACGATTACCGGATAGGTTTTAATATTCGAAATGGCGATTCTAAGATTTCCATAATCGGAAGTGTTTTTCGTGGAAACAGAATAAACTAATGTGTCATTTTTCCTGTTGTAGAAATCCTTTACGGCGCCCGGTAGAAACTGAATTTTATATTTCTCGAGCGGTTCTTTCTTAAATTTAACCTTCAATTCCATCAGGAATTCATCGTATTTTACAGAGAATTTCTGGGCAGTTGAGTCTTGCGATCTTACCGTGATTTTTGTGCTGTCAATAAAAGTTAAGGGCGTGGCACTTTTTAACGCAAATTCTTCACGTAGTGGCAAACTACTGCTATATCGAGGATTTAAAACTAAGGAATCACTCTTCTGTTCTTTAAGACGTATGCTAAAATCTTTGGTATAACTTCCTTTTGAAACAGTAACTCGAATCGAATCTTTGACTGACGGTGGAAACCAAACCAAAACCGAATCCTTGTCCACAACTTTTGTTACCACATTTGGAACTTCTGAATTGCCATCAAACGTTTTAATTTTTGCCATTTCAAAGTTACCTTCATAACCCAAAGTGAGTTTTGATCCATTTGTTTGCGCAGGTTTATTTGCCTTTAGCGGACGCGATTCCTTAAATAATTTTAATGTAAAAAGACTATCAGTTGGCATTGTTATAGTTTGAGAAAGAAATCCAATTTTGTCCGCTTTCGGATCGTACTTATTATTTGAATTCTTATCTTTTAAAGCAATCAACTTATATTTTCCCGGCTTTATATTTTCGATTTCAAAAATTTTGATACTATCCAAAGTGTTGGTAATATATCTCGGACGCTGCTTATAAATCAACGAATCGGTATAGTTTTCATCGAATTCATAAAGCATCACTGAGACAAATGGCTCAACATCTTTATTGTAAGCATCAAAAACTCGACCTCTCAACTTCAGAGAATCTATTATACTCCCAGTCGAGAAAACGTATTTAAATTGCTGATATGGATTGCCTTCGTTGTTGTCTTCGATACTTTTTCCGAAATTAAAACTGTAAGTTGTGTTCGCCTTTAGTGTATCGAGAATTTTAATAGTAATTGTCTTGCTCGCCGTAGTGGGTGTAATAATCGGTTGACGCTGCATTGGTGGCGAAACGATTAATTGTTTACTCAAGTTTTTGAGCTTTATGTATTCGTCAAAAACTATTTTTATCTCGTTTCCTTCAAAGTTGGTAGTGTAATTTGGAGGATAACTTTGCTTCATTACCGGCGCAATTGTATCCTTAAGTCCGCCCGAAATTGACGCTCTTTTGGCGCAGCTAGAAAGGACAACTAGTGTAAGCAGGATAGTGAATATGTGTCTGAACATTGACGTATTGATTTAAAATACAAAATAACGATTAATATTAATGTTATTGCTAAATTAATCTTTAATAATTTTGGACAAATAATTCCGTTTTGTGTCCACCTTAGTTTTATAAAATGTCAAAAATCTTGCAGCGATTCTCCTTTTTACTATTAGTCGTTTTAATGTTTAGCGCTTGCGCAAAAAAGCCGCTGCCAGAGGTTTCATTTTATTATTGGCGAACGGTTTTCTCCTTGACCGATGCGGAGCGTGATATCTTAAAAACAACTAATTCAGCTAAAATCTACCTGCGTTATTTTGATTTAATTTTGCCGAAAGGCAGCACCGAAGCAATTCCCGAAAGTCCGATTACCTTCAAGGATTCAACTTTAAATCTGAAGATCATTCCAGTGATTTATATCAAAAATGAAGTAATGCTCAACGACAAAGAAAACCTCGAAATGCTTGCTGATAAGATGCTAGATTATATTTCTCAGATCAATAAGAAGAACAAAATTAGTACCTCGGAAGTTCAAATAGACTGCGATTGGACCTTGGCTAGCAAGAATAATTTCATGAAGTTTATGGAAATTCTGAAGTCAAAAAATTTAGACACTTTATCGGCAACAATTCGGCTACATCAAATAAAGTACGCTGCAACCACGGGAATACCCAATGTAGATTATGGTGTTTTAATGTACTACAATATGGGAAAAATCGCTGCCGACGATTCGAATTCCATTTATGATCGAAAGATAGCCGCACAATATCTAGCCAAACTTTCAGAATATCCGCTTCCGCTAAAAGTGGCGCTTCCAATTTTCTCGTGGGCGGTACAAATTCGGACAAATAAAGTTGTGGGGCTTAGCGCCAAAATCACTCAAGAAGATGTAATTTCGAATGATTTTGAAAAAGTTTCAGAGAATGTTTTTAAAGTCAAAAGAAGTCATTACCTCAAGGGAAGTTTTCTGAATAAGAATGATTTATTAAAAATCGAAAAGGTAAGCTCGAAAGAATTATCAGATATGGCATCAGATTTAAAGAAGAATTTAAAAGAAACTCCTTCTGAAATTATCTTTTTTGATTTGAATGAAAATAATATAAAACAGTATGACAAATCCATTTATAAAGAGATTACTACTTCTTTTTAGTAGCGCAACATTATTGGTCTACGGAACAATTTACGCTTGTGGTGGTGGCGATTGGGATTGGTTTTTCGATTCTAATTTTGCGCCCGAAGCATTCGTAGACAAATCCTACACACCACTTTTTCTGTCTGGAGATATATTTTATGACGGAACCGAAACCGACTTTATTTCGAGATATAACGATGATATTGTAGTGGATTGGAAAGGTTTTCTGGGCAACAAAATGTCTGATCAACAATTGAAATATTTTCTTTTGGACAGCAGTTATGTGGAAGTGATGAATCTACAATCTTATTACAAATCAGGAAAGATTACTTCAGAAATCAAACGTTTGAAAAACAAACTTGATATTAAAAATCCAAAAGTAAAATCATTTATTGAGTTTTTGGCTGTTGCCAAAGAAATTGAAGCGGTATCAGTAACAAGTAATCCTTGGTCTTACGAGCCAATACAATATGCCGTTTTGAATGATGCTAAATTATTGGCAAACCTGAAAAAAATGTATCAAAATGAAAATGATAGTTTTCTGAAAAATAGGTATTGGTTTCAGTATATGAAGGGTTTATTTTACAGCAGAAATCTCTCAGAAATTGCGACCTTCTTTGATCAAACTTCGTCTACAGTTCCAAAAAATGATTTGTACTACCGCGCGATGGGCTATGTCGCTGGAATTCATTATAAAAATCAAGAATATTCAAAATCGAATTATTTGTTCAGTATCATATTTGATGAAAACATCAAAATGCGCAAGACTGCCCTATTTAATTTTCATCCACAACAAGAGGTGGAATGGAATAATACTTTGCAACTTGCAAAATCCGCCAAAGAAAAATCGGCACTTTGGGCTTTGTACGGTTATTACAATGATGAAATTTTGGCAATCCAAAAAATCGCTGAACTTGATCCAAAAAATCCAAATTTGGACTTTCTATTAACTAGGGTTATTAATAAAGTTGAATCTCAGATTGATAATTCATTGGAAAAGAAAAGCATCGTAGAATATAGAAAATCGGTTCAGAGAATTGTTGATCCAAAAACGATTCAGCTGATAAATTCAATTGCTAGTTCAAGTAAAGTTGCTTCGCCTTACTTATGGTTTTCGGCCGAAGGTTATATTATGTCGCTTACCGCAGACTTCAAAGCTGCAGATATCGCTTTCGCGAAAGCGGAAAAATACTTGCCAAATAATGATTTAGCAAAAGCACAATTGGAATTGTTGAAAGTGACAAATCGAATTAGCGCAACATCTTCAATTAAATCTGCGAACATCGATAAATTGACCGCAGATATTGATTGGCTGACCTTAAAATTGCCTGCATTAAATATCGAAAATCTTCGT comes from the Flavobacterium ardleyense genome and includes:
- a CDS encoding Ig-like domain-containing protein; the protein is MFRHIFTILLTLVVLSSCAKRASISGGLKDTIAPVMKQSYPPNYTTNFEGNEIKIVFDEYIKLKNLSKQLIVSPPMQRQPIITPTTASKTITIKILDTLKANTTYSFNFGKSIEDNNEGNPYQQFKYVFSTGSIIDSLKLRGRVFDAYNKDVEPFVSVMLYEFDENYTDSLIYKQRPRYITNTLDSIKIFEIENIKPGKYKLIALKDKNSNNKYDPKADKIGFLSQTITMPTDSLFTLKLFKESRPLKANKPAQTNGSKLTLGYEGNFEMAKIKTFDGNSEVPNVVTKVVDKDSVLVWFPPSVKDSIRVTVSKGSYTKDFSIRLKEQKSDSLVLNPRYSSSLPLREEFALKSATPLTFIDSTKITVRSQDSTAQKFSVKYDEFLMELKVKFKKEPLEKYKIQFLPGAVKDFYNRKNDTLVYSVSTKNTSDYGNLRIAISNIKTYPVIVELSDVKGATIATSYLEEGNIVDFNLIDPMLYNLRIIYDTNKNGRWDEGNFLENRQAEEVIYFPTSIDVRANWDVDQPFILK
- a CDS encoding nitrilase family protein produces the protein MQNVKSLQSLSIHLIQVDLAWENKEENLKNIQLEIEKLPDSADVVILPEMFSTGFTMQPELVAEAMTGKTVKWMKEIASKFEIALVGSIVIEEKDKFYNRLLFITKDGILETYDKRHLFSYAGEDKVYTPGIDRKIINYKGWNICLQICYDLRFPVFIRNHGEYDLLLFVANWPESRVLAWDTLLKARAIENICYVAGVNRVGNDKHDYHHNGHSQLIDFLGEFLIEPQQVVGAFQFTIKKQPLLDIRKKLGFLNDADAFTLE